DNA sequence from the Malus sylvestris chromosome 10, drMalSylv7.2, whole genome shotgun sequence genome:
GTAGTTGTAGTCTGAGCAAACACCAAACTAGTGAACATTACTGTTTTCTTTAtcttgcttcttagtccgacactgcaccaaacgcttcactaaactagtccagcttagtctagtctaagccagtccagcttagtccctgcagctagtccagtccgagacagtccggtgcaacaaacgcacattcattaaaaaaaattaaaatccctcaaaatccccATTGAATACACCCCTAAGCCATTTTCAGTTTTGCGAGAAAGTTAGGATTCATTCTTTTGCCTAGTAGGGTTCACATCCCTCGCGCGTAAGATTTGAAAGATCTAAGCCTTCCTTTAGAAGAGGGTACGGACATGGCCAAATCATGTAAGGATCGCCCTAGCCCCTCACAGGGACATATCTATCCGGATAAAGGACAGTCTGTATAGAATTTCAGTTCCGGCTTTAAACTCCGATCGCGTAGTACAAACACAACCACCAGACCAGAAGATAACAGATATGAACATAATCCTTAGTCCTTTCCACAAGAGATGAAACAAATTATCGAATATTAACTTCCCGTAAGAATCTCGAATACTCGAATATCCATCAAATTCTGAAGGAAAATCATGTGTAAACCATCAAAACAAGCAGCAGGATTATGTATGAAGAcgactactactactactactgcTGTCAGAATTTATAAAAGGTTCCCTTTGAAAGTACCAGTTACTAATACTATCAGCCTAGTATGAACCAATCCGAGGATGAATGTTCCGTATTCACACCTTACCGAAAAATGAAGTCAGGCTTTGAGGCTCGATTACTTGTTGAAGCTAAACCGTGTGATTAACCCCAAGATTCTGCGACATCCTTACCATGTTAACCATAGTAGGTGTTTCATAGCCAACGGCGCTGCTGCGTGagtttccaccttcattcatggTCATAATCTGGGTTGTCATGTCACCCCTAGTTGTGGCTCTCTGCCATGAATGTGAGCTCAACCCTGAAAGAACATAAGCACGCCCGGTCTGTGTGTATGATTCCATACTAGCCATTCTATCCCTGATTTCTCGAAGCTCAGCTTCCAGCCAATTACAGAGACCATCCCCAGCTTGTGCTGCCGGTGATGTTAAGATGGTTGCTATTCGTTGTGCCAAAATAGCCTGTGCACCTTCTAGATTTCCCATTTCAGCCATTGCTTGTGCCTCTGCAATACCTTCAGCCACCAGAATTCTATTCCTCTGACGGTCGACCTCCAAACACACTGCCTCATCTGCAGGGGACCAAACCTTGGGTCTTAATATCTCTACTCTCTCACCTTGCACATGGGTTGACTCATTTGAGCCTAGATCCTTGTACACGCATGACACATCCAACAGTGATGTCTTCCTTATGCCTTCCCTGTTTCCAGTTGCTGATGATGTTGGAACTAAAAGGTACACCAGAAACTGTTTCTCCTCTTCTGCATACATATTTCCAACATCAACAGCACCTTGTTGACACTCGTCAGAAATCTCACTCACATGTCTCCCTGATGGTATTGATACAATCTGCACCCCGTGCGATGCTGACCTAACTGTGAGTCGAAGTTCCTGAGCCACAACACTGAGAAGACCACCAATGCACATAGCAAAGGCATCTTGTATCATAGCAACTGACTCAATGAAGGAAAAGGTGCCACTGGATGAATCAGATATAGCATGCATAGTAGTGGCATCATGGTCAGTGCCAAACCCAAATGTGTGGATGGGAACATTGCTACAATGTACCGAAGCTGGCAATCGGTTCAAGAACTCAGAGACCCGGTTTGGACTTGAAGTATTCTGTGAGTCATAGATGCAATTGTCCCTTCCATCAGATAAGAGGATGATGCTAGAAACTGGATTCCTTGCCCGGCGTTCTTCAAGGACCTGAACTCCTTTCTTGAGTCCTCCAACAATGTCGGTTCCACCATGTGCTCTAAGAGACTCGACTGCTAGAAAGGCGCTTTCACGACCATCAACAGTCATTCTTCGGAGAGGGAAGACCCTTTTAGCAGTATTTGAGAATGAAACTATGGCAAGCCGGTCATAAGGCCCCAAGTTTTGTATGACAAATCTGACAGCGCGCTTGAGAAGGGCAATTTTTGTGCCAAACATGCTGCCACTTACATCCAGAACTGTTACAAGGTCAATGGGGGTACGACCATGGCTGTTTGCACCTCCTTGAAGGGGTGGTGCTCGAACGCTGACAAGAACAGGAAATGTTGGGCGAGATTCTGCAACAGGGATAGCAGAGTACTCTGTATAAGTCCTGATTGTAACATTTTGGGGGCCAGAGAATCGACTAGGTGAGGTGGACGGGAGAGGCTCATCATCTGAGAAGCTAAGTGGCTCGGGATGGACCTGGGGCAGCAATGGGAGGTGAGACTGGTAACGATGGTTAAAACCGTTATGGATGTGACCCAAGTGGTTTTGTTGAGTATCTGCAACGTTGGTGGGAGCTTGGAAAGGCACATCATTCCACTTGGAACGGCAGATGGGGCAGCAAATATTTCCATGTTTGACATTGTTGGCAATGCAAAGGAAGTGGAAAGAGTGGGAGCACTCAGCAGTGAAGATGGCTTGGCCTTGCCCTGCTCTCAGGTTACTCAGGCAAATGGCGCAATTTTTCTGTGCACGAAAGAATTTAAACAACTGTCAGTCACGAGATTAGCATACCAATACATTTACCTTTCAACAATTGTCTAAAAAGTAATACAAACAGAGAAGGCTGCGATCAACCAAATTGAACGAACGGAATTTTCGCCACATACATAGCCTGTCATAGTGTTACAATGTTAAGCACTGAAAGCTATTGCAAAAGCAAATTCGGTGCTAACTCAAGCAAGCCGCACAACTCGAGTCATTCAAGACCAAGAGTCACAATAAACACAGTACAAACAAATCTTCGCAACTATACGAATTCGGAAACTAGAATTTCATAACCAAAATTCTTGTAAAATTATCCACAAAATGAGATATGCTGTCATCTCTTTGACTACCGAAAGATGATATGACATAATAATTGCTAGGGCGTGCAAGATAAAGCTTTGACTTTCGGCTTTCTTGACCTCAAAGTCATTGACTTTTAACAAGAAAGTCATTGAAGATTTCCACCAAGATCCTTCAAAACTATGTTGGGAACTATTAGGGAAACTTAAAATGTGTGAAACATGTAAAAAATAAGATTTCATCTTTGTCAAAAAATACGGCCAAACTAAAAACTAGTTAGCTCAAAATAACAATTCACATTCTACTTTTATTTATGAGAAACACTAAGGGGACTCTCACAAAAGGATTATTCATGAACTTTCTGCCGCCTCACAGTTAAACGGGACTTCTCGCCACAACATTTTGAAAGTCATCTTagcatttctttttatttactaGATtagtcaaaataaaataaattaatacaaaccaaaacaaaactgtCAGTTTCTGTAAATTTATGGGCAGCTgaattaaataaatacatatttaattaattgaaaacCACCGGATAGAGACTTAATGAGCAACGTTTAACATACACACCAAAACAGAGAAACGTAATTTTCTAATTACTCCAAAAAATTAAACAGAAAGAAACGTGATCAAGTGCCTAACTCTAAATCCCCAAACTGCCACCGAAGAAACCGACAAAGCAAAAACCCACCgcccgtaaaaaaaaaaaacaaaagcagtaGGGGCATATTGGTCAATTGGCGAACCAACTTAATTAGTCAGAAAACGATGGCCGGTTTGTTTGGGAAAAATAACAGCTGGCATCCTGCTCCGAGTTTTCGCGGCAAATTAACACTCAACTCAGTCGGTCCGTCGCCGGAAAGCTCGCGGTCAAAATCTTGCCGGCGACAAAACAACCGAGACACGAGATATTAACAGACGACTGAGATCCCGAGCAGATTTTCTCGGGAACCAAACAGGGCGCAGAGTGGCGCCTTGGGGATAATTaactaactaattaattaaataattacatCGGAAAATTAAATCGATAAGAAAATTGAATTGAAGGAATTGATAGCGTGTAAATGAGAGTAGTAATTACTGACCTTGGAGATGCGAGAGCTGAAGCTGCGGGAGAGCTTGGAGgagatggaggaggaggaggaggaggtgcgAGACGACGGAGAGGGGCGGACGGTGGCGGAGGAGGTTAAGGcgagaggaggaggacgacgcGGCCTAGACGCCGGCGCCGACGAGGTGGACGACGAATCGGAGGAGTGGAATGAGAGCTTGTGCATCAGCGACTTCTTCAGCTTCCGCCACGTAGCAGCGGCCATTGTTGTAGTTAATGAGAGGAATCTtcaccgagagagagagagagagagagagagagagagaaaaacgaAGCGAAACAGAAAAGCTGAGGGTGAGTTATGGCATGGTGGGTGGTGGAAGGGGTGGGTGTGTACTGATCGTATTTTAtatgaggagagagaaaggtgtgtactttgtagagagagagagagagagagaaagagagagagggggagtgGGTCAAAGGAAATCAAGCGACGAATTAGCAAAAATGGGAAAGATttgattttttggtttttgggcgGAGCAATGGGCACGTATTACCTCAATTGGTGTTTTTTAGGCTTATTGTATTGCAACCTAACTGAAGTATTGATTCAAAGGAAATCAGGAGAAAATTAATTATGCTTAAGGTATTGATTCTTgctgtttcttttcaattttttacagAATCTTTATGAAATCAAAAGCGTTCAATGTGCGTTCCTCTCAAAATCCAACTGAAGTTCCAAATTTTTCTCGGAGTAAAAAACTTGGGCATATAAATCTTTTTTACTGTAAAAGTTTGGTTGAAGTTTATTCGTATTTTCAATATCTTCACAAGCTTACTTTTCTTAAATTTGGAGGGTGCAAGAGTTTCAAGTATCTTCCGAAAATGATAGGCAATATTGAATTCTTAAGTTTACATGGCAGTGGTATAAAGGAGTTGCCTCCATCAGTTTTGTAACACTCCGCCcccgaattatttattttcggaaATAATTCCGTTGATCGGCCTAATTTTAAATTGTGGTTAATTTATTACCATTAATCACATTTCTTTACTTCAATAATTCATTTTCTTACAAAACTATCCATATTTTTAAATATCAAAACATACAATTACATTACCAATTTAATTCACTAACATTAATCACTATTCTTTATATAAATTCCTTCATTCCACATATGATTCATAACCATTATTCTCTTATCAACATACAATTacattttccatgaattttcattttctaatttttgggGTGGAATTGATAGAGGGATCGATTGGCCTCGAGGTAAGGATCATTTTGACACCAACCTCACCGTCCATGGTGGCCGGAGTTGGGAGATAGAACCGGGTTGGGTCACAGTTCATCGAGGGGGATCTgttccctttccttttctttctctttttcccCTCCTTTCTCATTGCCCCTCTCTTTTcatcctttccctcctttctctcattCCTTCTCCCCTTCTCATCACAACCATCCCTTCTTTTCTTCCCTAAATCTTAGCCACATACGGGGCTTTCCCCATATTTGGCTCAAAgaaatctggagccttctcaAAAATAAATTGACCATTTTGTCCTCgactttaaatgttaataacatcttcgttataactccgtttcacgaacggtttgcgcCTATACGTTCGTGAGACCGAGCTCTATTCAAGAATATAAATTGTGACTTCGAAAGGTCTACGAATTTTAAACAATTAATtctcaaacttcaaacttcataaccagtttaatttaaaactaaactcaaatgaattaatataattctctaaaaataacataaaatctcaataatacaaaccctcaaattttaataatttatggaaacaaaactttaaaagttcTCGATTAAATtcttcataaccataaatcgatttattttcgatttttcccacatattcataattatgaatatataattcatatatttaaattttcagggtattacaagTTTGGTCTCACCAAAAAATTTCTTCTTTGGATATTGGAGACTGCAAAGACCTTAAGAAACTTCCAAACAACAGTTGTAAGTTGAAGGTCTCCGGGTTATTTTAGTCTAGATTACTGCTCATCTCTTGACGAGTTTTCTGAGCTTTCCATGAATATAAGTGTATTAGAATTGACTTGGACATCAATAGAAGTATTGCCCATATCATCAATGGAGCGTCTCATTAGTCTCATTGCAATTAAACTGAATGATTGCAAAAGAATCAATACTGTGATATCACTGCCAATATTTTGGCGAttgaaatcactaaaacaatgaaaatatgAAACCTTACCTCATGTAAAGTTTTCGAAATGTTGATTTCATGTTTATAATGATCTCTTAACAATAAATTATGAGACAGAAACGAATGAATGTAAGCAGAAGATGAAAACAGAAATGTGAAATTCATTAtcattttttgtccaaaagtttttttgttttttgttttttgattttttttgctcaaaaaaaatcttaaaaaattaggttttggtttttttttttctcaagaa
Encoded proteins:
- the LOC126587948 gene encoding E3 ubiquitin-protein ligase WAV3-like encodes the protein MAAATWRKLKKSLMHKLSFHSSDSSSTSSAPASRPRRPPPLALTSSATVRPSPSSRTSSSSSSISSKLSRSFSSRISKKNCAICLSNLRAGQGQAIFTAECSHSFHFLCIANNVKHGNICCPICRSKWNDVPFQAPTNVADTQQNHLGHIHNGFNHRYQSHLPLLPQVHPEPLSFSDDEPLPSTSPSRFSGPQNVTIRTYTEYSAIPVAESRPTFPVLVSVRAPPLQGGANSHGRTPIDLVTVLDVSGSMFGTKIALLKRAVRFVIQNLGPYDRLAIVSFSNTAKRVFPLRRMTVDGRESAFLAVESLRAHGGTDIVGGLKKGVQVLEERRARNPVSSIILLSDGRDNCIYDSQNTSSPNRVSEFLNRLPASVHCSNVPIHTFGFGTDHDATTMHAISDSSSGTFSFIESVAMIQDAFAMCIGGLLSVVAQELRLTVRSASHGVQIVSIPSGRHVSEISDECQQGAVDVGNMYAEEEKQFLVYLLVPTSSATGNREGIRKTSLLDVSCVYKDLGSNESTHVQGERVEILRPKVWSPADEAVCLEVDRQRNRILVAEGIAEAQAMAEMGNLEGAQAILAQRIATILTSPAAQAGDGLCNWLEAELREIRDRMASMESYTQTGRAYVLSGLSSHSWQRATTRGDMTTQIMTMNEGGNSRSSAVGYETPTMVNMVRMSQNLGVNHTV